A window of Castanea sativa cultivar Marrone di Chiusa Pesio chromosome 1, ASM4071231v1 contains these coding sequences:
- the LOC142622902 gene encoding mannosyltransferase APTG1 isoform X2 codes for MMRAPRLLQSICSSVGDLYMYKLSDVLFGNCVAKWALFAQLANWFMIFCFPRTLSNNLETVLTLIGLYHWPCIRDSSTKIPLVSRKWGLAIAALAFSIRPTSAIIWVYVGLLELFVTRDRLRFIFLEVAPIGVLVLGLTCLLDRLMYGSWVLVPLNFLKFNFLSSGGDYYGTHKWHWYFTQGFTVMLFTFLPFSVAGIIQFKQWKLSGLIAWVLGLYSVLGHKEFRFVLPVLPIALMFSGYALAKMNASDSPNAEKKGSLNIHTRCPSKMQIFIFFLLATNIPMALYMSLVHQRGTEDVMIYLSKEARNEKVESILFLMQCHATPYYSTLHHNLPMRFLDCSPSEEKGVLDESDRFMMDPVSFASEFAKNWSKPSHVVLFDSEERLLRDFLISHSYRELKRFFHSHFKVDRNLQSSVVVYVLAGH; via the exons ATGAGGGCTCCACGGCTGCTACAGTCCATATGTTCCTCAGTTGGTGATTTGTATATGTACAAGCTGTCAGATGTCCTCTTTGGCAATTGTGTTGCAAAATGGGCT CTCTTTGCACAATTGGCAAATTGGTTTATGATATTTTGTTTCCCTCGCACGTTGTCAAATAATTTGGAGACTGTTCTTACACTTATTGGCCTATACCACTGGCCCTGTATTAGAGATTCTTCCACTAAAATTCCATTGGTTTCAAGGAAGTGGGGTCTGGCAATAGCAGCATTGGCTTTTTCTATTCGACCAACAAGCGCTATTATATGGGTGTATGTTGGCCTACTTGAGCTGTTTGTGACTCGTGATAGACTAAGATTCATTTTTCTTGAGGTGGCTCCCATTGG GGTGCTGGTTCTTGGACTAACATGTTTATTGGATCGTTTGATGTATGGCTCGTGGGTCTTAGTACCTCTTAATTTTCTAAAGTTCAATTTTCTGTCCTCTGGAGGAGATTATTATGGCACTCACAAGTGGCACTGGTACTTCACTCAGGGATTTACGGTCATGCTCTTCACATTCTTACCATTTTCTGTAGCTGGCATCATACAATTCAAACAATGGAAGTTGTCTGGCCTTATAGCATGGGTTTTAGGACTTTACAGTGTACTGGGTCACAAAGAGTTCAG GTTTGTCCTGCCTGTGCTCCCAATAGCTTTGATGTTCTCTGGATATGCATTAGCTAAGATGAATGCATCTGATTCTCCAAATGCTGAAAAGAAAGGATCTTTGAACATTCATACCAGATGTCCGtcaaaaatgcaaattttcatcttcttcttgcTTGCTACCAACATACCAATGGCCTTGTATATGAGTTTGGTTCATCAG AGAGGAACTGAAGATGTAATGATCTATCTATCCAAAGAAGCTAGAAATGAGAAAGTTGAAAGCATCCTTTTCCTAATGCAATGCCACGCAACACCTTACTACTCCACTTTGCATCACAACTTACCTATGCGTTTTCTCGACTGCTCACCAAG TGAAGAGAAAGGAGTCCTAGATGAGTCTGATCGTTTCATGATGGACCCTGTCAGTTTTGCATCAGAATTTGCAAAAAATTGGTCAAAACCTAGTCATGTTGTGTTGTTTGATTCAGAAGAAAGATTATTGAGGGATTTTCTAATCTCGCATTCTTATAGAGAG CTTAAAAGGTTTTTCCATTCACATTTCAAAGTGGACCGCAATCTTCAATCATCGGTTGTCGTATATGTTTTGGCAGGCCACTGA
- the LOC142622902 gene encoding mannosyltransferase APTG1 isoform X3 codes for MRAPRLLQSICSSVGDLYMYKLSDVLFGNCVAKWALFAQLANWFMIFCFPRTLSNNLETVLTLIGLYHWPCIRDSSTKIPLVSRKWGLAIAALAFSIRPTSAIIWVYVGLLELFVTRDRLRFIFLEVAPIGVLVLGLTCLLDRLMYGSWVLVPLNFLKFNFLSSGGDYYGTHKWHWYFTQGFTVMLFTFLPFSVAGIIQFKQWKLSGLIAWVLGLYSVLGHKEFRFVLPVLPIALMFSGYALAKMNASDSPNAEKKGSLNIHTRCPSKMQIFIFFLLATNIPMALYMSLVHQRGTEDVMIYLSKEARNEKVESILFLMQCHATPYYSTLHHNLPMRFLDCSPSEEKGVLDESDRFMMDPVSFASEFAKNWSKPSHVVLFDSEERLLRDFLISHSYRELKRFFHSHFKVDRNLQSSVVVYVLAGH; via the exons ATGAGGGCTCCACGGCTGCTACAGTCCATATGTTCCTCAGTTGGTGATTTGTATATGTACAAGCTGTCAGATGTCCTCTTTGGCAATTGTGTTGCAAAATGGGCT CTCTTTGCACAATTGGCAAATTGGTTTATGATATTTTGTTTCCCTCGCACGTTGTCAAATAATTTGGAGACTGTTCTTACACTTATTGGCCTATACCACTGGCCCTGTATTAGAGATTCTTCCACTAAAATTCCATTGGTTTCAAGGAAGTGGGGTCTGGCAATAGCAGCATTGGCTTTTTCTATTCGACCAACAAGCGCTATTATATGGGTGTATGTTGGCCTACTTGAGCTGTTTGTGACTCGTGATAGACTAAGATTCATTTTTCTTGAGGTGGCTCCCATTGG GGTGCTGGTTCTTGGACTAACATGTTTATTGGATCGTTTGATGTATGGCTCGTGGGTCTTAGTACCTCTTAATTTTCTAAAGTTCAATTTTCTGTCCTCTGGAGGAGATTATTATGGCACTCACAAGTGGCACTGGTACTTCACTCAGGGATTTACGGTCATGCTCTTCACATTCTTACCATTTTCTGTAGCTGGCATCATACAATTCAAACAATGGAAGTTGTCTGGCCTTATAGCATGGGTTTTAGGACTTTACAGTGTACTGGGTCACAAAGAGTTCAG GTTTGTCCTGCCTGTGCTCCCAATAGCTTTGATGTTCTCTGGATATGCATTAGCTAAGATGAATGCATCTGATTCTCCAAATGCTGAAAAGAAAGGATCTTTGAACATTCATACCAGATGTCCGtcaaaaatgcaaattttcatcttcttcttgcTTGCTACCAACATACCAATGGCCTTGTATATGAGTTTGGTTCATCAG AGAGGAACTGAAGATGTAATGATCTATCTATCCAAAGAAGCTAGAAATGAGAAAGTTGAAAGCATCCTTTTCCTAATGCAATGCCACGCAACACCTTACTACTCCACTTTGCATCACAACTTACCTATGCGTTTTCTCGACTGCTCACCAAG TGAAGAGAAAGGAGTCCTAGATGAGTCTGATCGTTTCATGATGGACCCTGTCAGTTTTGCATCAGAATTTGCAAAAAATTGGTCAAAACCTAGTCATGTTGTGTTGTTTGATTCAGAAGAAAGATTATTGAGGGATTTTCTAATCTCGCATTCTTATAGAGAG CTTAAAAGGTTTTTCCATTCACATTTCAAAGTGGACCGCAATCTTCAATCATCGGTTGTCGTATATGTTTTGGCAGGCCACTGA